In Synechococcus sp. CB0101, a genomic segment contains:
- a CDS encoding molybdenum cofactor guanylyltransferase, whose amino-acid sequence MSGGASRRMGQDKALLPHPEGGCWLDHTLLQLASLQAPITLFSRWPQHLMRAKTLALPQLQTLLEPEPWEGPLLALHRLMSLLPDQRLLLCPVDMPALNSDVLQALSQAAEAEPEAIHLAHDGTRCQPLLGVYPSDTASRRSLASAIATGERRLQTWLSAARCRSVSLDATAIRNVNSADELAQLPRL is encoded by the coding sequence CTGAGCGGAGGCGCCAGCCGCCGCATGGGCCAGGACAAGGCGCTCTTGCCCCATCCCGAGGGGGGCTGCTGGCTCGATCACACCCTGCTGCAACTGGCCAGCCTCCAAGCTCCGATCACGCTGTTCAGTCGCTGGCCGCAGCATCTGATGCGGGCTAAGACGCTCGCCCTCCCCCAGCTGCAAACCCTGCTGGAACCGGAGCCCTGGGAAGGTCCGCTGCTGGCCCTGCATCGCTTGATGAGCCTCCTCCCCGATCAGCGCTTGTTGCTCTGCCCCGTGGATATGCCGGCGCTGAACAGCGACGTACTCCAAGCCTTGAGCCAAGCAGCCGAGGCTGAGCCAGAGGCCATTCATCTCGCCCATGACGGCACGCGCTGCCAACCCCTGCTGGGGGTGTATCCCAGTGACACAGCCTCACGCCGTTCGCTGGCATCGGCCATCGCCACCGGCGAGCGGCGGCTGCAGACATGGCTCAGCGCGGCGCGGTGCCGCAGCGTGAGCTTGGATGCAACAGCGATCCGCAACGTGAACAGCGCCGATGAGCTGGCCCAGCTGCCCCGCCTTTGA
- a CDS encoding anthranilate phosphoribosyltransferase family protein — MTLAAPATTTDSSCSAASKERFKTYLRKIGSGEHTSSGLSRDEAADAMELILDGGASPAQIGAFLIAHRIRRPEPQELTGMLDVYRRRGPQLRTSQPAISFGMPFDGRTRTAPIYPLTALVLASAGLPVVLQGAGRMPVKYGVTAVELFEALGLSLGGRSLSWVQLQLDQLQLALVHQPDHFPAAETLISYREDLGKRPPVASLELMWTAHHGDHLLVSGFVHPPTEARAWQALELAGETNVLTVKGLEGSTDLPISRACVTGRPSSGGDGRQILHPRDHGCFGHDPLWEGIETWGSQAMAALGGQGELANPLLWNAGTYLWQAGLDPDQASGLDHARELLQSGAVLQRLQQLREHAGPKA; from the coding sequence TTGACGCTCGCTGCCCCTGCCACCACCACAGACAGCTCGTGCAGCGCTGCCAGCAAGGAACGCTTCAAAACCTATCTGCGCAAAATCGGCAGCGGCGAACACACCAGCAGTGGCCTGAGCCGCGACGAGGCCGCCGATGCGATGGAGCTGATTCTGGATGGGGGTGCCAGCCCTGCCCAGATCGGTGCCTTCCTCATCGCCCACCGCATCCGCCGGCCCGAGCCGCAGGAGCTCACCGGGATGCTGGATGTGTACAGGCGCCGCGGCCCCCAGCTGCGCACCAGCCAACCAGCCATCAGTTTCGGGATGCCCTTCGATGGGCGCACCCGCACCGCACCGATCTACCCGCTGACCGCTCTGGTGCTGGCTTCAGCCGGGCTGCCCGTGGTGCTGCAGGGAGCCGGCCGCATGCCGGTGAAATACGGCGTCACCGCCGTCGAGCTGTTTGAGGCACTGGGCCTCTCACTCGGGGGCCGCAGCCTGAGCTGGGTGCAGCTGCAACTGGATCAGCTGCAGCTGGCTCTGGTGCATCAGCCCGACCACTTCCCCGCCGCAGAAACCCTGATCAGCTACCGGGAAGATCTGGGCAAGCGGCCACCGGTGGCCAGCCTGGAACTGATGTGGACGGCCCACCACGGTGATCACCTACTGGTGAGCGGATTTGTGCATCCGCCGACCGAAGCGAGAGCGTGGCAAGCCCTGGAGCTGGCGGGCGAAACCAACGTGCTCACCGTGAAAGGCCTGGAAGGCAGCACCGATCTCCCCATCAGCCGGGCGTGCGTCACGGGTCGGCCCAGCAGCGGTGGCGATGGGCGCCAAATCTTGCATCCGCGCGACCATGGCTGCTTCGGCCACGATCCCCTCTGGGAAGGGATCGAAACCTGGGGATCCCAGGCGATGGCCGCACTCGGTGGTCAAGGTGAGTTGGCGAATCCCCTGCTCTGGAATGCCGGCACCTATCTCTGGCAAGCCGGCCTCGACCCTGATCAGGCCAGCGGTCTGGATCATGCGCGGGAGCTGTTGCAGAGCGGCGCCGTCTTGCAACGCCTGCAGCAGCTCCGGGAACACGCAGGCCCTAAGGCCTGA
- the cynS gene encoding cyanase, with translation MPSLAAPSQATITATLMAAKKAKGLSFADLEAALGRDEVWIASLFYGQSTASAEEASKLAELLSLDPAITEALQAYPTKGGLDPVIPTDPLIYRFYEIMQVYGMPLKDVIQEKFGDGIMSAIDFTLDVDKVVDPAGDRVKVTMCGKFLPYKKW, from the coding sequence ATGCCCTCCCTTGCGGCTCCCTCTCAGGCCACAATCACAGCCACGCTCATGGCGGCCAAGAAGGCCAAAGGTTTGAGCTTCGCTGACCTTGAGGCGGCGTTGGGTCGTGATGAAGTGTGGATCGCTTCTTTGTTCTACGGCCAGTCCACGGCATCGGCTGAAGAGGCCAGCAAGTTGGCTGAACTCCTGAGCCTTGATCCGGCGATCACCGAAGCACTGCAGGCCTATCCCACCAAGGGCGGTCTTGATCCTGTGATCCCCACAGATCCCCTGATCTACCGCTTCTACGAGATCATGCAGGTGTATGGCATGCCGCTCAAGGATGTGATTCAGGAGAAGTTCGGCGACGGCATCATGAGTGCGATTGATTTCACCCTCGATGTCGACAAAGTGGTTGATCCTGCTGGGGATCGTGTCAAGGTGACGATGTGCGGCAAGTTTTTGCCCTACAAAAAATGGTGA
- a CDS encoding nitrate reductase associated protein has protein sequence MTPNPTANHCFDFEQNFVGNWRCIPLCVRRKLDLIGLKLKLNHWLAMSQAQRQELVDWDDQPAALADMAEHCRSLTRSMAEGEAKPLPPACGEAWQLGSSVAEHVAAAASERDIALGVEQWQELNELERFALCKLARPGHDHHNLEAAFSEVLA, from the coding sequence ATGACACCAAATCCAACAGCCAACCACTGCTTCGACTTCGAACAAAACTTTGTGGGCAATTGGCGCTGCATTCCGCTCTGCGTGCGCCGCAAGTTGGATCTGATCGGCCTCAAGCTGAAGCTGAACCACTGGCTGGCCATGAGCCAGGCGCAGCGGCAGGAATTGGTGGATTGGGACGATCAACCAGCAGCGCTCGCTGACATGGCGGAGCACTGCCGCAGCCTGACCCGATCGATGGCCGAGGGGGAAGCCAAACCCCTACCGCCCGCTTGCGGCGAAGCCTGGCAACTCGGCTCAAGCGTGGCCGAACACGTGGCGGCCGCCGCCAGCGAACGGGACATCGCCCTCGGCGTTGAGCAGTGGCAAGAGCTCAATGAACTGGAGCGCTTCGCCCTCTGCAAACTGGCCCGGCCTGGCCACGATCATCACAACCTGGAGGCCGCTTTCTCCGAAGTGCTCGCCTGA
- a CDS encoding molybdopterin oxidoreductase family protein: MALSSTGSVRSQCPYCGVGCGLELMPPAQPGQAVKRDAEGNPVWTARGDRQHPSSQGQVCIKGATVGDTLARGRLSEPLYRSSLDQDFQPISWDQAFDLLEGRIRSTLAAKGPQAIAMYGSGQFHTEDYYLAQKLLKGALGSNNFDANSRLCMSSAVAGYTRSLGSDGPPCCYEDLDHCSVAFLIGTNTAECHPVLFQRLLKRKKRTPKDVTVVVVDPRATDTTKAADLHLAIKPGSDLALLHGIAHLVIAAGGLDADFIEEATEGLADFAQLVASATPERTAELCGISEQQLRDVAALWARNDRILSLWSMGVNQRREGTAVVCGLINLHLLTGQIGKQGAGPFSLTGQPNAMGGREAGGLAHLLPGYRLVANAEHRAELEAAWRLEPGSIAASPGLAAWQQVEAMERGELDLWWVVATNPLVSMPNLERVKAAMARCPLVVVSDAYADTETAHYAHLLLPASQWSEKAGAMTNSERRVTYCPAYRPRHGQSRPDWEVFAELGRRLGYEQQFTYNSSAEVYAEFAALTAGRVCDVSGLSHALLDQEGPQQWPFPQGSIASSDSKRLYANGCFPTPSGRARFVADPVLGLAEPPCAVYPLVLTVGRYLGQWHTMTRTAKVDRLQTMHPEPLLEIHPNDAKRFGVVDGELAAVSSRRGSVTAKVLVSDRIRPGSVFLPMHWGFSQDQACEANVLMHDQACPISKQPELKATAVVVAPAVSVVKPLEQSEGRLQRLRRLFLQASTSEKAASRL; this comes from the coding sequence ATGGCCCTCTCCTCAACCGGCAGTGTGCGCAGCCAATGCCCCTACTGCGGTGTGGGCTGCGGGCTTGAGCTGATGCCTCCCGCCCAGCCGGGGCAGGCGGTGAAGCGTGATGCGGAGGGCAACCCGGTGTGGACCGCCCGCGGCGATCGCCAGCATCCTTCCAGCCAGGGGCAGGTGTGCATCAAGGGGGCCACGGTGGGCGACACCCTGGCCCGTGGCCGCTTGAGCGAGCCGTTGTATCGCTCAAGCCTGGATCAGGATTTCCAGCCGATCAGCTGGGATCAGGCCTTTGATCTGCTGGAAGGGAGGATCCGCAGCACCCTGGCCGCGAAAGGCCCCCAGGCCATCGCCATGTATGGCTCAGGCCAGTTCCACACCGAGGACTATTACCTGGCCCAGAAGCTGCTGAAGGGAGCCCTGGGCAGCAACAACTTTGATGCCAACTCCAGGTTGTGCATGAGCTCAGCGGTGGCTGGCTACACGCGCAGCCTTGGCTCCGATGGCCCGCCCTGTTGCTACGAAGACCTCGATCACTGCAGCGTTGCTTTTCTGATCGGCACCAACACGGCCGAGTGCCATCCCGTGCTGTTTCAGCGGCTGCTCAAGCGCAAGAAACGCACGCCGAAAGACGTGACTGTGGTGGTGGTGGATCCCCGCGCTACCGACACCACCAAGGCTGCAGACCTTCACCTCGCCATTAAGCCCGGTAGTGATCTGGCGCTGCTGCACGGCATTGCCCATCTGGTGATCGCAGCCGGTGGTTTGGATGCTGATTTCATCGAAGAGGCCACCGAAGGGCTCGCAGATTTCGCTCAACTGGTGGCCTCGGCCACGCCCGAGCGAACGGCTGAACTCTGCGGGATCAGTGAGCAGCAGCTGCGGGATGTGGCGGCGCTCTGGGCGCGGAACGACCGCATCCTCAGCCTCTGGTCGATGGGGGTGAACCAGCGGCGTGAGGGCACGGCTGTGGTGTGCGGATTGATCAACCTGCACCTGCTTACCGGCCAGATCGGTAAACAGGGAGCTGGCCCCTTCTCCCTGACGGGTCAGCCCAACGCCATGGGCGGGCGCGAGGCTGGCGGCCTCGCCCACCTGCTGCCGGGATACCGGCTCGTGGCCAATGCCGAGCACCGTGCCGAGCTGGAGGCGGCCTGGCGCTTGGAGCCGGGATCGATCGCGGCATCGCCGGGGCTTGCTGCCTGGCAGCAGGTGGAGGCGATGGAGCGCGGTGAGCTGGATCTCTGGTGGGTGGTCGCGACCAACCCGCTGGTGAGCATGCCCAACCTCGAGCGGGTGAAGGCGGCGATGGCCCGTTGCCCACTGGTGGTGGTGAGCGACGCCTACGCCGATACCGAAACGGCCCATTACGCCCACTTGCTGCTGCCCGCCAGCCAATGGAGTGAGAAAGCCGGGGCGATGACCAATTCCGAGCGGCGCGTCACCTATTGCCCGGCCTATCGCCCGCGCCACGGCCAAAGCCGCCCCGATTGGGAGGTGTTTGCGGAGCTGGGCCGGCGTCTCGGCTACGAGCAGCAGTTCACCTACAACTCCTCGGCGGAGGTGTACGCCGAGTTTGCGGCGCTCACGGCGGGGCGGGTGTGTGATGTCTCCGGTTTGAGCCATGCGCTGCTGGATCAGGAGGGTCCGCAGCAGTGGCCGTTCCCCCAAGGCTCGATCGCCAGCAGCGATTCCAAACGCCTCTACGCCAATGGCTGCTTCCCCACACCATCGGGCCGTGCCCGTTTTGTGGCGGATCCGGTGCTGGGCCTGGCGGAGCCTCCCTGTGCCGTCTATCCCCTGGTGCTCACGGTGGGCCGCTATCTGGGGCAGTGGCACACGATGACGCGCACGGCCAAGGTGGACCGCTTGCAAACCATGCATCCCGAGCCACTGCTCGAGATTCACCCCAACGATGCCAAGCGCTTCGGTGTTGTGGATGGGGAGCTGGCGGCCGTGAGCTCCAGGCGTGGCAGTGTCACCGCCAAGGTGCTCGTGAGCGACCGCATTCGCCCCGGTTCAGTTTTCCTGCCGATGCACTGGGGATTCAGTCAGGATCAGGCCTGTGAGGCCAACGTGTTGATGCACGATCAGGCCTGCCCGATCTCCAAGCAGCCCGAACTGAAGGCGACGGCCGTGGTGGTGGCCCCTGCTGTGTCGGTGGTGAAGCCGCTGGAGCAGAGCGAAGGGCGCTTGCAGCGTCTGCGGCGCCTGTTTCTTCAGGCGAGCACTTCGGAGAAAGCGGCCTCCAGGTTGTGA
- a CDS encoding formate/nitrite transporter family protein yields the protein MDYVLPNELVDGMIAAGGKKATVSVKNLLIRGFYSGAILGLAVILALTVAAQSGMPFLGSLLFPFGFASIVLFGMELVTGNFALLPMSVWAGKSSWSATFRNWIWVWIGNFIGTAVVALIMWASLTSAGTVEPLAAADGGKGWQVVAATIIKLNKLNVVTKYEALGGTGFFLAFLRGVVANWLVCLGVTMALVSKSVPGKLLACWLPITAFQTMGMEHIVVNQFLHTAGPLLGSGVPFSKVIVWNFIPVTAGNIVGGMVFIGMLFYSTHRTKITNVLPKEHDEKLERELAAELGAR from the coding sequence ATGGACTACGTCCTACCCAATGAACTTGTCGACGGCATGATCGCCGCCGGCGGCAAGAAAGCCACGGTCAGCGTGAAGAACCTGCTGATCCGCGGTTTCTACTCCGGCGCAATCTTGGGCTTGGCCGTGATCCTCGCTCTCACTGTGGCCGCACAGTCGGGCATGCCCTTCCTGGGATCGTTGCTGTTCCCCTTCGGCTTCGCCAGCATCGTGCTCTTCGGCATGGAGCTGGTCACGGGCAACTTTGCGTTGTTGCCCATGAGCGTTTGGGCAGGCAAGAGCAGCTGGAGTGCCACCTTCCGCAACTGGATCTGGGTGTGGATCGGCAACTTCATCGGCACAGCCGTTGTTGCCCTAATCATGTGGGCCAGCCTCACTAGCGCCGGCACCGTTGAACCTCTGGCGGCTGCCGATGGCGGCAAAGGCTGGCAGGTGGTGGCAGCCACGATCATCAAGCTCAACAAGCTGAACGTGGTGACCAAATACGAAGCCCTCGGGGGCACAGGTTTCTTCCTGGCCTTCCTGCGTGGCGTGGTGGCGAACTGGCTGGTTTGCCTGGGCGTGACCATGGCTCTGGTGAGCAAGAGCGTGCCCGGCAAACTTCTGGCCTGCTGGCTTCCCATCACTGCTTTCCAAACGATGGGCATGGAGCACATCGTGGTGAATCAGTTCCTGCACACCGCCGGCCCCCTGCTGGGTTCCGGGGTGCCCTTCAGCAAGGTGATCGTGTGGAACTTCATCCCGGTCACCGCCGGCAACATCGTGGGCGGAATGGTGTTCATCGGGATGCTCTTCTACAGCACCCACCGCACCAAGATCACCAACGTGCTGCCCAAGGAGCACGATGAGAAGCTCGAGCGTGAGCTCGCCGCCGAACTGGGCGCCCGCTGA
- a CDS encoding ferredoxin--nitrite reductase, whose product MVVSPSITDESPQPGALAPWLEGKKLNKIEQNKAAKDGLLVGSEIERFAQLGWENVDETDLQLRLKWYGMFWRPKTPGLFMLRLRVPNGVISAEQLRVVGGIVARYGTNGSADITTRQNIQLRGVLLEDLPEILSRLQEVGLTTIQSAFDNPRNVTGNPIAGIDPHEIVDTRPYTVELENYLTNNRAGNPEFSNLPRKWNTAVAGARDNFLLHNDIVFHPVERNGELGFGVWIGGILSSQMNAYAIPLNAWVRPDQICAITGAVIKIWRDNGERDKRPKGRFRLYLDQVGLDAFRSMVEERFGPLTPDPGSVFDHEPRSHYGIHAQKQEGLHYAGLHVPVGRLKADDFQDLAGLAERYGDGDIRLTEDQNVILSGIASEQIPAFQAEPLLQRFSLTPSHLAAGTVSCTGNTYCSFALTNTKDQALTAAEELDRELELAEELKIHWTGCPNTCGQAYMGAIGLTGTKARNPEGGMGEGYDITVGGSQGANPQIGELHRKAVPASEVKQVLKELLIEQFGAKPRQH is encoded by the coding sequence ATGGTGGTTAGCCCATCCATCACTGACGAGTCCCCTCAACCCGGCGCCTTGGCGCCTTGGCTCGAGGGCAAAAAACTCAACAAGATCGAGCAGAACAAAGCCGCGAAAGACGGTCTGCTCGTGGGCAGCGAGATCGAACGGTTTGCCCAGCTCGGCTGGGAAAACGTCGATGAGACCGACCTCCAACTTCGGCTCAAGTGGTACGGAATGTTCTGGCGCCCGAAAACGCCAGGGCTGTTCATGCTGCGCCTGCGCGTGCCCAACGGTGTGATCAGCGCCGAACAACTGCGCGTGGTGGGCGGCATCGTGGCCCGCTACGGCACCAACGGCAGTGCCGATATCACCACCCGCCAGAACATCCAGCTGCGCGGTGTTCTGCTGGAAGATCTCCCCGAGATTCTGAGCCGTCTGCAGGAGGTGGGGCTCACCACCATCCAATCCGCCTTCGACAACCCCCGCAACGTGACCGGCAATCCCATTGCCGGCATCGACCCCCACGAAATCGTGGACACGCGGCCTTACACGGTTGAGCTGGAGAACTACCTCACCAACAACCGCGCCGGCAATCCGGAATTCTCCAACCTGCCGCGCAAGTGGAACACCGCTGTTGCCGGAGCTCGCGACAACTTCCTGCTCCACAACGACATCGTGTTCCACCCGGTGGAGCGCAACGGTGAACTGGGCTTTGGGGTGTGGATCGGCGGCATTCTCTCCTCGCAGATGAATGCCTACGCCATTCCCCTCAACGCCTGGGTTCGCCCCGATCAGATCTGCGCCATCACCGGAGCGGTGATCAAGATCTGGCGCGACAACGGCGAGCGCGACAAGCGCCCCAAAGGCCGCTTCCGCCTGTATCTCGATCAGGTTGGGCTCGACGCCTTCCGTTCGATGGTGGAAGAGCGCTTCGGCCCGCTCACCCCGGACCCGGGCTCAGTGTTTGATCACGAACCCCGCAGCCACTACGGCATTCATGCCCAGAAGCAGGAAGGCCTGCACTACGCAGGCCTGCACGTGCCGGTGGGTCGCCTCAAGGCCGACGACTTCCAGGATCTGGCGGGGCTTGCGGAACGCTATGGCGACGGCGACATCCGCCTCACCGAAGACCAGAACGTGATCCTCAGCGGGATCGCCTCCGAGCAAATCCCTGCCTTCCAGGCCGAGCCACTGCTGCAGCGCTTCAGCCTGACCCCGAGCCATCTGGCGGCCGGCACCGTGAGCTGCACGGGCAACACCTACTGCAGCTTCGCCCTCACCAACACCAAGGATCAGGCCCTCACCGCCGCCGAAGAACTCGACCGCGAGCTGGAGCTGGCCGAGGAGCTGAAGATCCATTGGACCGGCTGCCCCAACACCTGCGGCCAGGCCTACATGGGGGCCATTGGCCTCACCGGCACCAAAGCCCGCAACCCTGAGGGCGGCATGGGCGAGGGCTACGACATCACCGTCGGTGGCTCCCAGGGGGCCAACCCTCAGATCGGTGAACTGCATCGCAAAGCCGTACCCGCCAGCGAGGTGAAACAGGTGCTCAAGGAGCTGCTGATCGAGCAGTTCGGCGCCAAGCCTCGCCAGCACTGA
- a CDS encoding CbiX/SirB N-terminal domain-containing protein, whose translation MTGDVPTSPVHGSREWWPLLRNLRRRGPWSLLVVVHGHSGGVVPAVLEQALGALAEQRPAPVWVQPLTADPVALPPGERLLVVPLLLTPGSHARFDLPALRARLRTAGHEVVLLPFLGAWPAWLEHLHHLVATAGSGSVLHHPLRPGVADRYLSALSQRVERPLISEWTVDGAGGGPFPLALAPNRITAQLEDAGFEAPALLERPATRDLVFTLLRNLP comes from the coding sequence ATGACAGGCGATGTGCCGACTTCACCAGTCCACGGCTCCAGGGAGTGGTGGCCGTTGCTACGGAACCTGCGGCGCCGTGGCCCCTGGTCGCTGTTGGTGGTGGTGCATGGCCACAGCGGTGGTGTGGTTCCTGCCGTGCTCGAGCAGGCGTTGGGCGCCTTGGCTGAGCAGCGGCCTGCGCCGGTGTGGGTGCAGCCGCTCACCGCTGATCCGGTGGCGCTGCCGCCTGGAGAGCGGCTGTTGGTGGTGCCGTTGCTGCTCACGCCCGGCAGCCATGCCCGCTTTGATCTTCCGGCCCTGCGGGCCCGGCTGCGCACGGCGGGCCATGAGGTGGTGCTGTTGCCGTTTCTGGGGGCTTGGCCTGCGTGGCTGGAGCACCTCCACCACCTGGTGGCTACGGCTGGCTCTGGTTCGGTGCTGCACCACCCCTTGCGCCCCGGCGTGGCTGATCGCTATCTGAGCGCTCTGTCGCAGCGTGTGGAGCGCCCATTGATCAGTGAGTGGACGGTGGACGGAGCTGGTGGCGGCCCGTTCCCCCTCGCGTTGGCCCCCAACCGGATCACCGCTCAGCTAGAGGATGCGGGCTTCGAAGCTCCGGCCTTGCTCGAGCGCCCTGCCACCCGAGACCTGGTGTTCACCCTGCTGCGCAACCTGCCATGA
- a CDS encoding NarK family nitrate/nitrite MFS transporter, whose translation MLGDLWSFQGRYRTLHLTWFAFFLTFVVWFNLAPLATTVKADFGLTVPQIRTLAICNVALTVPARILIGMLLDKFGPRITYSTLLVFAAIPCLMFAAAQDFNQLVVARLLLSIVGAGFVIGIRMVAEWFPPKEIGLAEGVYGGWGNFGSAFSALTLVLVAGWLSFSGGFELPTGEILNWRGAIALTGIISAVYGFIYYANVTDTPPGKTYQKPAKSAGLEVTSMKDFWGLLGMNVPFAAILAVLVWRLQKVKFLDATGYTIGMALVLIWFAFQTWGIIRTNRDLILGNKTYPKEDRYEFKQVAILELTYIVNFGSELAVVSMLPAFFESTFDLPKATAGILASCYAFVNLVARPGGGLISDRMGSRKGTMGFLTIGLGLGYLVMSLIKPGTFTGTTGIAIAVLLTMACSFFVQAGEGATFAMVPLVKKRVTGQIAGMVGAYGNVGAVAYLTIFSLLPIWMGGDAAEPSAEIVAASNSAFFQILGIAGLIVGFLCYFFLKEPKGSFAEEHADETALAQV comes from the coding sequence ATGCTTGGCGACCTCTGGTCGTTCCAGGGGAGATATCGAACGCTCCATCTCACCTGGTTCGCCTTTTTCCTCACCTTTGTTGTCTGGTTCAACCTGGCACCTCTGGCCACCACGGTGAAGGCCGATTTCGGTTTGACCGTTCCCCAGATCCGCACCCTGGCGATCTGCAACGTGGCCCTCACCGTGCCGGCCCGCATCCTGATCGGGATGCTGCTGGATAAATTTGGCCCTCGCATCACCTACTCCACCCTGTTGGTGTTTGCGGCCATTCCCTGCCTGATGTTTGCTGCAGCGCAGGACTTCAATCAGCTGGTGGTGGCCCGCCTGCTGCTGTCCATCGTGGGTGCCGGATTCGTGATCGGCATCCGCATGGTGGCCGAGTGGTTCCCGCCGAAGGAAATCGGTTTGGCCGAGGGTGTGTATGGCGGTTGGGGCAACTTTGGTTCGGCCTTCTCCGCGCTCACCCTCGTGCTGGTGGCCGGCTGGCTGTCGTTCTCCGGCGGCTTTGAGCTGCCCACCGGTGAAATCCTCAACTGGCGTGGTGCGATCGCCCTCACCGGCATCATCTCGGCGGTGTATGGCTTCATCTATTACGCCAACGTCACCGATACGCCTCCCGGCAAGACCTACCAGAAGCCTGCGAAATCGGCTGGCCTGGAAGTGACCTCGATGAAGGACTTCTGGGGCCTGCTTGGGATGAACGTTCCCTTCGCAGCCATCCTGGCGGTGCTGGTGTGGCGCCTGCAGAAGGTGAAGTTCCTGGATGCCACCGGCTACACGATCGGTATGGCGCTGGTGTTGATCTGGTTCGCCTTCCAGACCTGGGGCATCATCCGCACCAATCGCGACCTCATCCTCGGTAACAAGACCTATCCCAAAGAGGATCGCTACGAGTTCAAGCAGGTGGCCATTCTTGAGCTCACTTACATCGTGAACTTCGGTTCCGAGCTGGCGGTGGTGTCGATGCTCCCCGCTTTCTTCGAGAGCACCTTTGATCTGCCCAAGGCAACGGCCGGCATCCTGGCCTCCTGCTATGCCTTCGTGAACCTGGTGGCCCGCCCCGGCGGTGGCTTGATTTCCGACCGCATGGGTAGCCGCAAGGGCACGATGGGCTTCCTCACCATCGGTCTGGGCCTGGGTTATCTGGTGATGAGCCTGATCAAGCCTGGAACCTTCACCGGAACGACAGGCATTGCGATTGCCGTGCTGCTCACCATGGCCTGCTCCTTCTTTGTGCAGGCGGGTGAAGGCGCCACCTTCGCCATGGTGCCTCTGGTGAAGAAGCGTGTGACCGGTCAGATCGCCGGCATGGTGGGTGCCTACGGCAATGTGGGCGCCGTGGCTTACCTCACCATCTTCAGCTTGCTTCCGATCTGGATGGGCGGTGATGCGGCTGAGCCCAGTGCTGAGATCGTCGCGGCATCCAACAGTGCCTTCTTCCAGATCCTGGGGATTGCAGGCCTGATTGTGGGCTTCCTTTGCTACTTCTTCCTCAAGGAGCCCAAAGGATCCTTTGCCGAAGAACACGCCGACGAAACGGCCCTGGCGCAGGTCTGA
- a CDS encoding GTP 3',8-cyclase MoaA: MTVADLLDRPLGVLRLSLTARCNLACPYCLPDGQEPSGLLSMEQRLQVAKAAVALGAKSLRLTGGEPLLYKELDELIGALQPLRREGLQEIALTSNGMLLSAERAQQLREAGLDRLTLSLDGTTGTSVAAMAGLADPAAGERALKQVLRAIEHARQAGFDPAQGALKLNAVIQRNRNAEQVLPLAQLCRQQGLELRLIEYMDVGNRNGWRRAEVVPAAEMVRTIGEQWPLEPLGRAGSSTANRWRYRDGRGCVAMVASVSEPFCGDCNRLRVTADGIAYTCLFAAPGSGVDLKPSLAAGRDQGDLEAALDQLWRQRADRYSEDRSRSATPPGAHAEMAYLGG, translated from the coding sequence ATGACGGTCGCTGACCTGCTGGACCGGCCCCTTGGCGTGCTGCGGCTCTCGCTCACGGCCCGCTGCAACCTGGCTTGCCCCTACTGCCTGCCGGATGGCCAGGAACCATCAGGGCTCCTGAGCATGGAGCAACGGCTCCAGGTGGCGAAGGCGGCGGTCGCCCTGGGGGCCAAAAGCTTGCGCCTCACCGGCGGTGAACCCCTGCTCTACAAAGAGCTCGATGAACTGATCGGCGCGCTGCAGCCACTGCGGCGCGAAGGATTGCAGGAGATCGCTCTCACCAGCAATGGGATGCTGCTGTCGGCCGAGCGGGCCCAACAGCTGCGTGAGGCAGGGCTTGATCGCCTCACCCTCAGCCTCGATGGCACCACCGGCACCAGCGTGGCGGCGATGGCGGGGCTAGCGGATCCAGCGGCCGGCGAACGGGCCCTTAAACAGGTGCTGCGGGCGATCGAGCATGCGCGTCAGGCCGGCTTCGATCCAGCCCAGGGGGCGCTGAAGCTCAATGCCGTGATCCAACGGAACCGCAACGCGGAGCAGGTGTTGCCCCTGGCCCAGCTCTGCCGGCAGCAAGGGCTGGAACTGCGGCTGATCGAATACATGGATGTGGGCAACCGCAACGGTTGGCGGCGGGCTGAGGTGGTGCCAGCCGCTGAGATGGTGCGCACCATCGGCGAGCAGTGGCCGCTCGAGCCCCTGGGGCGCGCGGGGTCCAGCACCGCCAACCGCTGGCGCTACCGCGATGGCCGGGGTTGCGTGGCGATGGTGGCATCGGTGAGCGAGCCCTTCTGCGGAGATTGCAACCGCCTGCGGGTTACGGCCGATGGCATCGCCTACACCTGCCTGTTTGCCGCACCCGGCAGTGGCGTGGATCTCAAACCCTCACTGGCAGCAGGCCGCGATCAGGGCGACCTAGAGGCAGCACTGGACCAGCTCTGGAGGCAGCGCGCCGATCGCTACAGCGAAGATCGCTCCCGCAGCGCCACCCCCCCAGGCGCCCATGCGGAGATGGCCTATCTGGGGGGCTGA